In Pedobacter sp. SL55, the following proteins share a genomic window:
- a CDS encoding DUF72 domain-containing protein, producing the protein MEFGRVETNEINEVDFTLPPDGTQTLLTLTGNRIEEPKFFVGCAKWGRKEWLNLIYPPKTKEKDFLGEYVRHFNSIELNAVFYGIPKEEQILKWKEMADKREDFLFCPKFSRAITHIKRLNNAQAETDLYLKAISAFGDKLGPCFLQLGDNFGPKNLPVLQQYLEALPRDFNLFLEVRHADWFANPKDRKSLFSLLADLKIGAAITDASGRRDCVHMELPTPKAFIRFVGNGGKFLDNSDKKRVDDWIERLDVWLDKGLEEIYFFLHQHDESDTPIIADYTIEKFKEKLGSKLPRIHFLEQQGGLFG; encoded by the coding sequence ATGGAATTTGGAAGAGTTGAAACTAACGAGATAAACGAAGTAGATTTTACCTTGCCGCCCGACGGCACGCAAACTCTGCTTACTTTAACTGGCAACAGGATTGAAGAACCTAAATTCTTCGTAGGCTGTGCTAAATGGGGCAGAAAAGAATGGCTCAACCTAATTTATCCGCCTAAAACTAAGGAAAAGGATTTTTTAGGCGAATATGTAAGGCATTTTAATTCTATCGAGTTAAATGCAGTTTTTTATGGCATCCCTAAAGAAGAGCAGATTTTGAAGTGGAAAGAGATGGCCGACAAGCGAGAGGATTTTTTATTTTGTCCGAAATTTTCGAGAGCCATTACACACATTAAAAGGTTAAACAACGCACAGGCAGAAACCGATTTGTATTTAAAAGCTATTAGCGCCTTTGGAGATAAGTTAGGGCCATGTTTTTTGCAATTGGGCGATAATTTTGGCCCTAAAAATTTGCCTGTTTTACAACAGTATTTAGAGGCTTTACCTCGCGATTTTAATTTGTTTTTAGAGGTTAGGCATGCAGATTGGTTTGCAAATCCTAAAGATAGAAAGTCACTGTTTTCTTTATTAGCAGATTTAAAAATTGGTGCAGCCATTACAGATGCGAGCGGAAGAAGAGATTGCGTACACATGGAACTCCCAACGCCGAAAGCTTTTATTCGTTTTGTGGGTAACGGCGGTAAATTTTTAGATAATTCTGATAAGAAAAGAGTAGACGATTGGATTGAAAGGTTAGACGTATGGCTAGATAAGGGTTTAGAAGAAATTTACTTCTTTCTGCACCAGCATGATGAAAGCGACACGCCAATTATTGCAGACTATACCATCGAGAAATTTAAAGAAAAACTAGGAAGTAAATTGCCTCGCATTCATTTTTTAGAACAACAAGGTGGTTTGTTTGGATAA
- a CDS encoding RNA polymerase sigma factor: protein MSIKFSSSLPTDREVVLGILNNSVDALNKLYVAYFPMVLQFILNNNGDEDDAKDVYQEAIIVLYNKVKSGSFELSSKLKTYIYSVSRRIWLKKLAQHSKKTSNISDFEDVLVVEEDMEQHEQKDMQFDKMKLALESLGEPCKTIIEDFYINNQSMQEICEKFGYTNADNAKTQKYKCLQRLKKLFFQS from the coding sequence GTGAGTATAAAGTTTAGCAGTTCGTTACCAACAGATAGAGAGGTTGTTTTAGGGATACTCAATAACTCGGTAGATGCTTTAAATAAGTTGTATGTGGCCTATTTTCCGATGGTGTTACAATTTATTTTAAACAACAATGGCGATGAGGATGATGCCAAAGATGTTTATCAGGAAGCTATTATTGTGCTCTATAACAAAGTTAAAAGCGGAAGCTTTGAATTGAGTAGTAAGCTAAAAACTTACATTTATTCGGTAAGTAGAAGGATTTGGTTAAAGAAACTGGCTCAACATAGTAAAAAAACCAGCAATATATCAGATTTTGAAGATGTACTTGTTGTAGAAGAAGATATGGAACAGCATGAGCAAAAAGACATGCAGTTTGATAAAATGAAGTTGGCTTTGGAAAGTTTGGGCGAACCTTGCAAAACGATTATTGAAGATTTTTACATCAACAACCAATCGATGCAGGAGATTTGCGAAAAGTTTGGTTATACCAATGCCGATAATGCAAAGACACAGAAGTACAAGTGTTTGCAAAGATTAAAGAAATTATTTTTTCAATCATAG
- a CDS encoding S1 family peptidase produces MRQDLELEAIIEDYLNGKLTPEERAAFEQLRSNDQMVDHKVVAHKVFLESMAQYANIVKLKEQMDVAHAQIDVASLTEELKPHPSKLVRLWRNNRSAVAVAASFILLSLIALNSYNESRKQEGNFAAMSKDVAQIKTTTNTLIRDIKSRKSDKTEAKPANFGGTGFAISGNGYILTNYHVIRSADSIYVQNNTGSYKVKSIYTDPVNDIAILKINDNSFGHLPSLPYTIKKGSSGVGEPVFTLGFPKDDIVLGDGYVSSKNGINGDTLAYQVAIPVNPGNSGGPLLDNNGNIVGIINGKENKTDGATFAVKSKYIMEALNAIPQDSLSKRVGYGKKSLLKGLKREKQVEKMQDYVFMIKVYNNN; encoded by the coding sequence ATGAGACAAGATTTAGAACTAGAGGCTATAATTGAAGATTACCTTAACGGTAAGCTAACACCAGAAGAGCGTGCTGCTTTTGAGCAATTGCGTAGCAACGATCAAATGGTAGATCATAAAGTGGTTGCCCACAAGGTTTTTTTAGAGTCTATGGCGCAATATGCCAACATTGTGAAGCTAAAAGAACAGATGGATGTTGCCCATGCTCAAATTGATGTAGCTTCGTTAACGGAAGAATTGAAACCTCATCCTTCGAAGCTAGTTAGGTTGTGGCGTAACAACAGATCTGCGGTAGCTGTGGCTGCTTCGTTTATTTTGTTGAGTTTAATTGCACTAAATTCTTACAACGAAAGTAGAAAACAAGAGGGTAATTTTGCTGCGATGAGTAAAGATGTAGCTCAAATTAAAACCACTACTAACACCTTAATTAGAGATATAAAATCGCGTAAATCTGATAAAACCGAAGCTAAGCCCGCCAATTTTGGAGGTACTGGTTTTGCTATTTCTGGCAACGGCTACATCTTAACCAACTATCATGTTATTCGCAGTGCAGATTCTATTTATGTACAAAATAACACCGGTTCTTATAAAGTAAAATCTATCTACACAGATCCTGTAAACGATATTGCTATTCTTAAAATTAACGACAATAGTTTTGGTCATCTCCCATCTTTACCTTACACAATAAAGAAAGGTAGCTCTGGCGTTGGCGAACCTGTATTTACCTTAGGTTTCCCTAAAGATGACATTGTTTTAGGCGATGGATATGTAAGCTCTAAAAATGGGATCAATGGCGATACTTTGGCTTATCAGGTTGCTATTCCAGTTAATCCAGGTAATAGTGGCGGACCATTGTTAGATAATAATGGTAATATTGTAGGTATCATTAATGGTAAAGAGAATAAAACAGATGGTGCCACTTTCGCGGTAAAATCTAAATACATTATGGAAGCTTTAAATGCTATTCCGCAAGACTCGCTTAGCAAGAGAGTTGGCTATGGCAAAAAGAGTTTGCTTAAAGGATTAAAACGTGAGAAGCAGGTAGAAAAAATGCAAGATTATGTTTTTATGATTAAAGTGTATAACAATAACTAA